Proteins from one Flavobacteriales bacterium genomic window:
- a CDS encoding Arm DNA-binding domain-containing protein has product MATVSLVFNRRNKLNKNKEGAIDLCVTINSIPHYIGLRISVLPKLWDNKKREVKSNHEDWFEINNILNEKVKTINKYLFECELNNQIPELTDIKQILGKKHIKHKDTFIKFCREEIGRRNDLGNATIHHQLNKLDTIQEWAGG; this is encoded by the coding sequence ATGGCTACAGTAAGTTTAGTTTTTAATAGAAGAAATAAGTTAAATAAGAATAAAGAAGGGGCAATTGATCTTTGTGTTACAATTAATTCAATTCCTCATTATATTGGCTTAAGAATTTCAGTTTTACCAAAACTTTGGGATAATAAAAAAAGAGAGGTAAAATCTAATCACGAAGATTGGTTTGAAATTAATAATATTCTAAACGAAAAAGTTAAAACAATTAATAAATATTTATTTGAGTGTGAATTGAATAATCAGATACCTGAATTAACAGATATAAAGCAAATTTTAGGTAAAAAGCATATCAAACATAAAGACACCTTTATAAAGTTTTGCAGAGAAGAAATAGGGAGAAGAAATGATTTAGGTAATGCAACAATTCATCATCAATTAAATAAATTGGATACTATCCAGGAATGGGCAGGAGGA